A part of Saccopteryx bilineata isolate mSacBil1 chromosome 8, mSacBil1_pri_phased_curated, whole genome shotgun sequence genomic DNA contains:
- the ZBED2 gene encoding LOW QUALITY PROTEIN: zinc finger BED domain-containing protein 2 (The sequence of the model RefSeq protein was modified relative to this genomic sequence to represent the inferred CDS: inserted 5 bases in 3 codons; substituted 2 bases at 2 genomic stop codons), whose translation MRXRKGEEERIRMKAKGDLQIKEEEAAHETGELLVPSPPQYPXQGTQFSEAREYFQLALVRAGHHPNQYATCCLCGRQVSSGSRVXLGTTALRNHLNSTHREGLEKSGHGQAGQHQDTRAQGPQVPMGIEGDWARLPEQVGSLASWAKEKRTFXEGEGSGMAERAVERRGRAVEEVGRAILKMEWKVRAEKXGRLREMDQPAAACPFRFV comes from the exons ATGAGgtgaagaaaaggggaagaggagagaatcagGATGAAGGCAAAAGGGGACTTACAGAtaaaggaggaggaggcggcccATGAGACAGGAGAACTGTTAGTGCCAAGCCCACCCCAGTACCC ACAAGGAACCCAGTTCTCTGAGGCTCGGGAGTATTTCCAACTGGCCCTTGTTCGTGCAGGGCACCACCCCAACCAATACGCCACTTGTTGCCTGTGTGGCAGGCAGGTGAGCAGTGGCTCCCGGG AGCTGGGTACCACAGCCCTGCGGAACCACCTGAATAGCACGCACAGAGAGGGACTGGAGAAAAGCGGCCATGGGCAGGCAGGGCAGCACCAGGACACACGGGCTCAAGGGCCCCAGGTCCCCATGGGCATTGAGGGAGACTGGGCCAGGCTCCCAGAGCAGGTGGGGTCCTTGGCTTCATGGGCCAAGGAGAAAAGGACCTTTTAGGAGGGAGAGGGTAGTGGAATGGCGGAGAGGGCAGTGGAAAGGAGAGGTCGAGcagtggaggaggtggggagggccaTCCTGAAGATGGAATGGAAGGTGAGGGCAGAGAA GGGCCGCCTGAGGGAGATGGACCAGCCTGCAGCAGCTTGTCCCTTCCGTTTTGTTTAA